TCGACGAACACCGGTCCGTCGGAGGATGGAGAGGGAGGGGAGAAAGGGGACGAAGGGGAAGAGGCGCCGTCCGGGCCGGCCGGTCCGCCCTTCGCCGCGTGCAGGCGCGTGCTGTTGGGTTGCAGTCCTGTGCCGTCGAGCTGGACCGTCACCTCGTGCGGGTCCTGGGTGTGCTCGGCCGTCCCGCCGGACTCTGCCCAAGGATCTCTGGGAACGCCCGCTCCTTCGGCCTGGGGCAGCACCTTGGTCTTGTTGGCGGGCGAAGCGGACGCCGCTTTCTGGCACGCTCTCGTCCCCCCGGTCCCCTCAAAGGCCTGGGTGCCGGCACCCGGCCCCTCCCCAGTCAGCGTCACCGGCGACTCCCCGGCCCCGGAAGCCGCTGCGGGCCACTCCGGTTGGGCGTCTTCACGCCATTTCTTCACGCGCACGCACATTCCCCCACGGACAGTTCTGGGCGCGCACACGACTCCGAGCACCCGTCGACCGAACCGAGCCCCCACCCGGTCCGAGCGCCCCCTTTGTCACACCGTGCTCAGGGCCACGAACGTAGTGGGCTCATGGGCTTGTCGTAACCGAATGTCATATGTGGACATTTATCAGTGCTATGTCGATCGCCGGAAGCCACCCTCTGGCAGGATTTTGCAACCATCCGTCCGCTGCGGAGAGTTCGGCCGCGGCCCGCCGAAGCGCGTCAAATCCGGGGTGCACCAGCCCCTTCCGCCACACCAGTGACACGAGTGACAGCGGGACGGGGTCGACGAGGGGCCGCACCACCGTCGAAGGCATGGCCGGAAAATCCACCACGGCAAGGATCGGGTTACGCATCTTGGCCATGATCCGCTGGAACTCCTCGTCACCCACCGCGAGCGGAGCGGGCGCGGCAACCTCGATGCCGCGCCCCTCGAAAAGCCGGTGGGCCAGATCGGTCCACTCCGGCGTACGTGGATTTCCGGCGCCCGCGTACACCGTCTCGCCCGCAAGCGCTTCGAGTGGCACTGCCTCATATTCGGCCAGCCGGTGGCCCTCGGGCAGGACGACCGCCATCGGCTCGTACCGCACCGGCTGGTGGTCCAACTGGGCCCGCAGCGCCGGGTCCAGCCCCGCGTACCGCCCGAACGACGCATCCAGCCGCCCCGCGATCAACTCCCCCGCCGCACCGGTCAACCCGCTCTCGAAGCGGGCCATCAGCTCATGCTCGGGGGCGAGTTCACGTGCCCTGTGCAGCACCCGGCGACCGGTGACGAGACCCGGCGAGTTCAGGTCCACCAGCAGCGGCCTGGCCTGCCCGAACGCCGCCAGCAGCGCCTCCTGCGCCGCCAGCACCCGACGCGCGTACGGCACCAGCCGCTCACCCTCGGCCGTGAGCGTCACCTGGCGCGTGGTCCGTACGAACAGTTCGACGCCCAACTCCCGCTCCAGCCGCCGTACATCACGACTGAGCGCCTGCTGGGCGACATAGAGCCGGGACGCGGCGCGGGTGAAGTGCAGTTCTTCGGCAACGGTGACGAAAGCACGCAGCAAGCGGGGATCAGGCATGACGGGAACTTACAACGCAGATGCGTGAATCGGCCCGCAGAAGGTGTTGGACCCCTTGATCACCTACGGGCGACGGTTGCTCCATGCCCAGCCGTTACCGCAGTTCCATGTCCGGCCCCTACCGCCACCTCTTCACCCTCCCCGGCACCCGAGCCTTCACGATCGGGAATCTCATCGCCCGGCTTCCCATGGGCATGTTCAGCGTGAGCGCGATCCTGATGATCGCCGGTTCGCGTGGTTCGTACGCCCTCGCCGGCGCCGTCACCGCCACGGGCCTCGCGGCGACCGCCGTGACCGCCCCCTGGATCGCCCGGCTCGTCGACCGGCACGGACAGGCCCGGGTCGCCGTACCCGCCACCACCCTCGCCGCGCTGGGCAGCCTCGCGCTGCTGCTGTGCGTGCGCCACGACACCCCGGACTGGACCCTGTTCGCCGCGTACGCCGCGACCGCCACCACCCCCAACCTCGGCGGCATGTCCCGCGCCCGCTGGGCCCACCTGCTCAAGGGCGACACCGCCGCCCTGCACACCGCGAACTCCTTCGAGCAGGCCGCGGACGAGCTGTGCTTCATGCTGGGCCCGGCCCTCGCGGCCTTCCTCTGCGGCACGTTCTTCCCGGAGGCGGGCACGCTGACCGGCGCCGTACTCCTGCTCACCGGCATGCTGCTGTTCGCCGCGCAACGCGCCACCGAGCCGCCGATACAGCCGCCGATACAGCGGCGGAAACCGGCGAAAGCCCCCCTCCGCACCCCCGGCATGCCCCCGCTCCTCGCCGCATGTCTCGCCCTGGGCGCGGTCTTCGGCTCGATGGAGGTCGTCACGCTCGCGTTCGCGGAGGCACAGGGCCACAAGTCGGCGGCGGGCGCGATCCTCGGCCTCCAGGCGGCCGGTTCCTGCGCGGCGGGCCTGCTGTACGGCGCGATGAAGCCGACCGGACCGGCGGAACGCCGCTACCCGTACTGCACGGCTGCCATGACCGCCCTCATGACCCTCCCGCTCCTCGCCGCGGCCCTCACCGGCTCGCTCCTCGTCCTGGCCGGCGCCCTGCTCGTCGCCGGTATGGCCACGGCGCCGACCATGGTCACCAACATGACCCTGATCCAGCAGCGCACGCCGGCCGACCGCCTCAACGAGGGCATGACGCTCGCGGTGACCGCGCTGCTCGGCGGTATCGCGTGCGGCAGCGCGCTGGGCGGCTGGACGACGGAACATCTGTCGGCGACGGCCGGCTTCTGGATACCCGTGACGGCCGCCGCGGCGGCATTGATGATCACGCTCTCCAGAGCGCGCCCGGGAACACTCCGCCGAACCAATTCGCGTCCAGCCCATTGACGCCTTCACAGCCCCCACATACCTTCAGCCGTCGAAGCGCTTCGACGTCACGCATCGAATCGATTCGACGACCGCTGTCGTTCGACGACCGTCGCATGATCTCCAAGATCCATCAAAACACAACAAAATCCAACAAGATTCATCGAGATTCATCCGGCTCCCTGGAGGCACGGGATGTTGACAACACGAAAGCGTGTGGTGGCGACGGCGGTGATGCTCGCCGGGTCACTGCTCCTGACCTCCTGCGGAGACTCCGACAGCGGGTCCTCAGGAGACGGCAAGACACTCAAGCTGTGGCACTACGAGGCCCCGAACAGCGCGATGGGACTGGCCTGGAACGAGGCGATCAAGGAGTTCAAGGCCAAGCATCCGGGCGTGAAGGTGGAGTTCGAGGAGAAGGGCTTCGAGCAGATCCAGAAGACCGCCCCGATGGTCCTCAACTCCTCCGACGCACCCGACGTCATGGAGTACAACAAGGGCAACGCGACGGCGGGCCTGCTGTCCAAGCAGGGCCTGCTCACCGACCTGTCCGCAGAGGTCACGAAGCGCGGCTGGGACAAGAAGCTCAGCGCGAGCGTCCGCACCACCAGCGTGTACGACGCGAACGGCGTCATGGGCTCCGGCAAGTGGTACGGCGTGCCCAACTACGCCGAGTACACGATGGTCTTCTACAACAAGGACCTCTTCGCCAAGTACAAGATCCCCGAGCCGAAGACGTTCGACGAACTGACCGCCGCGATGGACACGTTCGTCAAGAACAAGGTCACCCCGCTCGCCAACGGCGGCGCCGAGTACATCGCCCAGCAGTACCTCTACCAGCTGGCCCTGTCGAAGGCCAACCGCGCCTGGGTGGACTCGTACGAGCTGTACAAGGGCAAGACCGACTTCCACGACGCGGCCTGGACGTATGCCGCCGACACCTTCGCCGACTGGGTGAAGAAGGGGTACATCGGCAAGACGTCCAGCAATGTGAAGGCCGAGGAGACGGGTGTCTCCTTCATCCAGGGCAAGGCGCCGATCCTGTTCTCCGGCAGCTGGTGGTACGGCCGTTTCGTGGACGAGGCGAAGTTCGACTGGGGCACCTTCCTGTGGCCCGAGTCCAACCTCACGCTCGGCTCCGGCGGCAACCTGTGGGTGGTCCCCAAGGGCGCCAAGAACAAGGAACTCGCCTACGACTTCATCGACATCACCATGTCGGAGAAGATCCAGAACCTGCTCGGCAACAAGGGCGGCGTCCCGGTCGCGGCCGACACGAGCGCCATCACCGACCCGAAGTCCAAGACCCTCATCGACAACTTCAACACCCTCTCCCAGCGCGACGGCCTGGCCTTCTACCCCGACTGGCCGGTCCCCGGTTTCTACGACGTCCTCGTCTCCGAGACCCAGAAGCTGATCACCGGCAGCGAGCAGCCGGACGGCTATCTCGACGCCCTGCAGGAGGCATACGACAAGGGCGTGCCGAAGCAATGACGGTGACCGTCGAACGGGGGGTGACCAGCAAACAGCCCCACGCCGGTCACCCGCGCCGCCCCCGAGACTCGTACGCTCTCTTCCTGCTGCCCGGCGTCCTCGCCTTCCTGGTCGTGATCATCGTCCCGTTCCTGATGAACACGGGCGTGAGCTTCACCGACTGGCAGGGCGTGGGCTCCCCGGAGTGGTCCGGGCTGGCCAACTACCGGGAGCTGCTGGACGATTCCGAGTTCTGGGCGTCGTTCCGGCACAGCCTGTTCATGGTCGTCGCCATGGCGGCCGTACCGACGGCGGTCGGACTGGTCCTGGCCGCCGCGCTGTTCGACTACGTCGGCAAGCACTTCGGCTCCAAGACGGTCGCCGTCCTGCGCGCCTGCTTCTACCTCCCGCAGGTGCTGCCGATCGCGGTGGCGGGCATCGTCTGGAGCTGGATCCTCGCCCCGGACAACGGCTCCCTCAACGAACTGCTCAAGGC
This genomic window from Streptomyces sp. DG2A-72 contains:
- a CDS encoding ABC transporter substrate-binding protein, producing MLTTRKRVVATAVMLAGSLLLTSCGDSDSGSSGDGKTLKLWHYEAPNSAMGLAWNEAIKEFKAKHPGVKVEFEEKGFEQIQKTAPMVLNSSDAPDVMEYNKGNATAGLLSKQGLLTDLSAEVTKRGWDKKLSASVRTTSVYDANGVMGSGKWYGVPNYAEYTMVFYNKDLFAKYKIPEPKTFDELTAAMDTFVKNKVTPLANGGAEYIAQQYLYQLALSKANRAWVDSYELYKGKTDFHDAAWTYAADTFADWVKKGYIGKTSSNVKAEETGVSFIQGKAPILFSGSWWYGRFVDEAKFDWGTFLWPESNLTLGSGGNLWVVPKGAKNKELAYDFIDITMSEKIQNLLGNKGGVPVAADTSAITDPKSKTLIDNFNTLSQRDGLAFYPDWPVPGFYDVLVSETQKLITGSEQPDGYLDALQEAYDKGVPKQ
- a CDS encoding LysR family transcriptional regulator, yielding MPDPRLLRAFVTVAEELHFTRAASRLYVAQQALSRDVRRLERELGVELFVRTTRQVTLTAEGERLVPYARRVLAAQEALLAAFGQARPLLVDLNSPGLVTGRRVLHRARELAPEHELMARFESGLTGAAGELIAGRLDASFGRYAGLDPALRAQLDHQPVRYEPMAVVLPEGHRLAEYEAVPLEALAGETVYAGAGNPRTPEWTDLAHRLFEGRGIEVAAPAPLAVGDEEFQRIMAKMRNPILAVVDFPAMPSTVVRPLVDPVPLSLVSLVWRKGLVHPGFDALRRAAAELSAADGWLQNPARGWLPAIDIALINVHI
- a CDS encoding MFS transporter, which encodes MPSRYRSSMSGPYRHLFTLPGTRAFTIGNLIARLPMGMFSVSAILMIAGSRGSYALAGAVTATGLAATAVTAPWIARLVDRHGQARVAVPATTLAALGSLALLLCVRHDTPDWTLFAAYAATATTPNLGGMSRARWAHLLKGDTAALHTANSFEQAADELCFMLGPALAAFLCGTFFPEAGTLTGAVLLLTGMLLFAAQRATEPPIQPPIQRRKPAKAPLRTPGMPPLLAACLALGAVFGSMEVVTLAFAEAQGHKSAAGAILGLQAAGSCAAGLLYGAMKPTGPAERRYPYCTAAMTALMTLPLLAAALTGSLLVLAGALLVAGMATAPTMVTNMTLIQQRTPADRLNEGMTLAVTALLGGIACGSALGGWTTEHLSATAGFWIPVTAAAAALMITLSRARPGTLRRTNSRPAH
- a CDS encoding carbohydrate ABC transporter permease, encoding MTVTVERGVTSKQPHAGHPRRPRDSYALFLLPGVLAFLVVIIVPFLMNTGVSFTDWQGVGSPEWSGLANYRELLDDSEFWASFRHSLFMVVAMAAVPTAVGLVLAAALFDYVGKHFGSKTVAVLRACFYLPQVLPIAVAGIVWSWILAPDNGSLNELLKAIGLSSWQQDWLGDPDIALYSVMGVMVWVQLGFPLVIFMAGLQRVDPQLHEAAELDGAGWWRRFWHITLPQIRPEIYVVLTWCTIAALKVFGAVYVLTKGGPGGATNVPSYFSFTTFFEKTQVGYGAAISTVLTVMILLLSLIGLKLQTRAEEREGS